A region of the Polaribacter sp. L3A8 genome:
AACCACAACTTACCGGTTGGGTTTCTTAAATCTCCAAAAAATATCGTTTTTTCTAATCTTTAATCAAACCACAACTTGGTAATACTACCAATTAAAAATTAATTTAATATCGTTTTTTCTAATCTTTAATCAAACCACAACTCTGTAGTGCTTTTCCATTATTGTAAATCTAATATCGTTTTTTCTAATCTTTAATCAAACCACAACAGTTTTAGCAGCGTTTTCTAAACCAGGAGAATATCGTTTTTTCTAATCTTTAATCAAACCAAATATGTCAAGGAACTTATTATTTGTCTCGAAGAGTCAAATTGTTATATTATTTCTAGTTTTCCAATTGAATTTATCTTAAAATCATAACCTTCTACAAGGCAATCAAAACTATTAACACCTACCTTTATCCATGGATATTTTTTGTGCTCGCCAATATTTTTCCCTCCTTTCATACCACTTTTTAGTCCCATAATAGATGTTAGAGTTTTCTTTTCTCGAGCTTCAGTATGATGTAATAACTTTATTTCTGCAGATTTTTCAACATCCAATTGTGTTATTTGAAATAAACGTTCCAGTAATTGTTGTTCATCCATTTCAAATAATTCTTCAGGATTCTTATCATAAACCAAAACCATTTTTCCCTTTATTAAAATATATTTTAACGGATTATTATTCTTATCTTTTTCTGGAGCAATTGGATAGAGTTGATTATTAACATTACTCTTTTTAAAATAGCTACCTGCCTCTAAATTATTAATTAATAAATTAGATCTTGTAACTCTACCTTTTCCATCAATTCCCTCATAAATAGCCATACAATAATTACTGTCATTCTTTGCAAAATAATGTTGTTTGTGTTCATGCCTAGATGCATCTCGATGCTTTTTTATTTCTAAAGGTACTTTTACATCTGTTGCAAAATATCGAATCTTTTTTATTGGGATAGGACTTCCATTTTTATTAGGCAAAATATAAAGTTCATGTTCCATTTTGTGTATTAAAACTTCAATTTCAGCTTTTAAAATGACTTCTTCTGCATCATTAACTTTATTAATTTTCTTTTTTAAAGTTTCAATTTCTTTCTTTATTATCTTTTCTTCTTTACGTGCATTAGTTACAATTTCTTTAATTTTATCATCAACAATATGTTTTATATCGGTGTCGGAAAAACTATCTATCGGTTTTCTCAATACATACTTTACGACTTCTTCAACTTCTCCTTTTTTGTTGGTTTCTTCCCTTTTTATAGCTCCATAAAAGCTTTCTTTATGTAAAGCACCTCTTACAGCGTCACCTTGTTGGTATTTAATTTCTCCTTTTTCATTTCGTTGAATAATACCACGTTTACGTATAGCTTTTTTACTTTGTATTGGTAAAACATCGGGTGTATGATGACTAATTAGTGTATTGTTATCAAAATTATTTACATCATTATTAAAACCCTTCCAAGGTATTCTATGTTTAAAGGAAGGTTTTGGTTTTCCGTAAAACTGATAGTCTTCATAATTATGATAATAGCTTGCCAAGGCATCATTAATATCTTTTTCGCAACATGCTACAACTACTGCATCTTTTGCGTGATGCGCGTGGTTAATCCTTTCTTTTTTATCTAAGCCCCAAATATCTCTTAAATTAGATGTGGTTCTTCCTTTTACTGGATACACTTTAGAAAACAATGATTTTAAAAACAAGTTTCCGTACTTGCTAATAATACCAATATCTACAGATTGGCTGTTTTTAAACCCTCTAGGTATTTCTGTTATGGTAAAAGTTTTATATTTACTCTTTAAGTAATTATATTCAAAACGTAACTTGGTTCTATTTTGAATATATCTATCTTTATTTTCTTTTGTAGTTGCTCCTCTTACTTTTTTAGTAATATCTCTAATTTGATTTTCTAAACTTTTATATTTAGCATACCAATGGTTTATTCTTGGCATGATTTCCTCATGATTATTACATTCGGTAGGTATTTTATCTTTTTTAATATCTCTATTATAAACGGAACAACAGAGCGTTTTATTAATTTGTGAATTGTCTAAACTTTTACTTCTAGGAACAGTATGTTCTATATCAAATTTTGGATTTGCTCCAATAAAATCAGATATACAAATAGTTTTACCAGTATATAAACAAACTCTATTTTGTTCTAACCAAAGTTGATATTTTAAAATATCTGTTTCCGTTGGCTCGTATTCAGAAATAATTTTATCATTACAATCATCTATTTTTATTTCTCCTTTAAAAATTGCTTTTATCTCATCTGCAAAACTAGTACGTTTCTTTTGTAAATCAGTTTGCCATTGTCTAATAGCTGTTCTTTCATTGGCGCTTTTAAGCTCTCTAGCCATTTCAATTCTAATAATTGTATTCTCATCTACAGCATCGTCTTTTATTAGTTGATTGATAACTTTACGAAGTTGATGCAACGCTCGCATTGCCATAGGATTTTTAATAGAAGATATAAGCGGACTTCCTAAATATAGTTTGCCATCTTTATCGCTACGTTTTGCTTTTTTATAAACTTCTATTGCAGAAGGGTGGTAGAGATTTTTCAAGCTATCTTCACTAACATTAAAGTTGTCTCTTAAAAAAGCTTTTACACGTTCGTCTAAGGTTTCTTTTTTTAAGAATTCTCCACGACCAGAGTTTAATTCCATTTGAGTAGAAAAAAGATTAAAACTATTTTTTAAAAGAACTCCCTTTTTTTCTTCGGAAAACAAATCCCAACGTTTTAAACCAAAATAATCTTGAATACTTTTTTCTATGTCTTTTTTATATGCTTCTACAACAAAAGTATTTTTGCCGTTCCAAGTTTCCTGATTATCCTTTACTTTTTTAATTGTTCCATTAACAATATCAACTATATTTCTATATGTATTATAATTCTCAATTATAGAAAATACTTCATTATTTATTACCTTTCTGTCGTCTTCATTATTCCAAATAGGTTGTGGTAAAACGGTTTTCATATTCGCTAGAAACACTGCATGAGAGTACAATAGGTCTTTTTCTAAATAAGGTAATATGTTTCTAATTGCCTTTAAACTTAACGAACCATAATCTTGCTTTAATTTAATTTTTGAAAATTTGATTGCAATGTCTTCATCACAGTCTAAATAATCAATTACAAATTGTTTTAGTTTTTCTGTTTTATCAAATCTAAAAAGCACATGCCAAATGGCGTCAATTATTTGATGTGGTGTTTTACTAGAATTGTCTTTATTTTTTTTATTAAAATTCTCTATTAAATAAGCTTTCCAATCATCACCAAAAACAGATTTTAAATTTGCAATTGTTGGGCAACTGCTAACATTTGTATAGTTTCCAAAATTGAACAAGACATCAAAGTCTTTAGCATTTTTGTCTTTATAATATCCAGATTTTAAATGTTTAGGTGTTAATTTTTTTGCTATTTCTTCAAAATCGAAATTTGGTTTTGATTTTCTATAAAAAAGAGATGCTATAATTGACTTTTCTTCAGTATTTAAAAACCTTAATTTATCTTGACTTTCTGGCTTTATTTTAATGGAATTAATAAAACCTTGCATTCTAAATAATTCAAAATCAGGATGAGAAATAGGTACACAAGCCTTGTCGTTTTCTAAAGGACATTTTGCGACCAATCCTTTTTGAGATTTTAAAGGTCTTTGATAAAAGATAGCATTTTCAATAGTTGTCCTTAATGTTATTGGTAGGTTTTGTTTATCGCAAATAATGTGGAATTCATTTAAATAATGTTCTTCTCTATGGGTGTAATTATTTCTAATTTTTTGCCCTTTTTTGTGTAAACCATAAAAATATTCTCCTAAAGTACTGCAATTAGCCTCTTCTATTTTAATTGATAAATCGCTAATTGCACTTTTAACTTTTCCTGAAAATTCTTTACGATTTAACCGTTCTAATAATTTTTCTTTTACTATATCGAATGTTTCATCAGTATTTTCCTTTAAAATAGATTTGAATGCTCTACCTAAAACAAATAATGCTTTACTGTTTGCTTCTGTTTTATCGTAAGCTTCTAAAAAATCATTATACATTTTTAATAATTCTTCTGAAGTATTGGCTTGTTGAATTATATCTTCAATGTCATTGTTTTTTTCTTCAACAATTGAATTATCCGAAGTATCTAATCTATTACTTAAAAAACCGCGTCTTTGTGAAATATGATATAAAGCTCTACCTAGTTCGTGCTTATCACTTATTTTATTTAAATCTAGTTTTTTGGAAGAAGCGTTAAACCGAAAGGCATAAGGGTTTTTAATTTGTTCTTTCCTTTCTAATTTATCATTTTGATTGTCTGTACTTAACCACAATCTGAATTCATCATTATTAGGATATATTTTTTTGTATCTCCAAAGTTTTAGTTCCTCGTCAGTTAATTTAGGGCATAAATTATTATCAGATAAGACCTTTAATAGTTCTAACTTTCTTAATTTTCTTCTATATTTAAGTTTTCGTCCACTTCTATAATCAGTACGTTGTGCTGCTTTAGAACTTTCGCTACTTGTTTTTGCTTCAATATTTACGCCCTCTGAAAATATCCTTACACCTTTATCAATTAAAGAAAACTCGTTTATATCTTTTTCTACTATTGCCCAACCAATACTGTTTGTTCCTAAATCTAATCCTAAAATTTTTGCCATAGCTTTTTTTTTACTAAAATAAAGGTAAGTAAATAAAAAATAGCTACTTTACGGAAAGCCGTAATAATTAATAGAATTTTATTTATATCTTTACAGTAGATTAAAATTTCTAATCTTTAATCTTATCACAATAAGGCTATATGCCGTAGATGAAAATCTTTAGTCCTGCTTCGGTAGGACTTTTTTTATGCTTTAAAAAGTAGAAAAACATAATTTTAACAGCCTTTACATACTGTTGTTTTTAAAGGAATGGGGATTGTTTTAAAACAACCTCCATTCCTCTTTTTGTATATGGCTATGTGTTTTTTTTGCAAGTATAAAATTAAAACAGTAACTTAGGAGGAGTTACTTTAGAGTAACATTATTTATGAACCCTTTAAATTTATACAATTATGTTAGCTTTTAGAACAGAAATTAGAAATTCACCAAGAGAACAAACTTTAAAAATTTATTTAAGTGACATTTCATTAGATCACGAATTAAAAATGTTACTAGAAAACATTAAAGGTGTTCGTATTGTAGAAGTACAAGAGAGTATGAGTAGAAATAGAGTGGAAGAAAATGTAACCATTTTTAGAGATTTAAAGCACTCTATAAATAGCATTAAGGAAAAAGTAGATGCTTTTTTAACCCTTTATTTTGAAAAAGCTGTTATCTAAATATTGCTTTTTTTAACTTACCTATTTACGCGTAATCATAGCCAAATAATAAGGAATTTTATAATAAATTAAAAAGAAAACAATTATAAGGTTGTATATCAGAAAAATGGAACCATCTTTGCATATATAATTAGTATTATAAATTTAACAACATTATTATGAGTAAAGGTACAGTAAAGTTTTTCAACGAAACAAAAGGATTTGGTTTTATTACTGAAGAAGGAGTAGACAAAGATCATTTTGTACACGTTTCTGGTTTAATTGATGAAATTAGAGAAGGTGACGAAGTTGAATTTGACTTACAAGAAGGAAACAAAGGTTTAAACGCAGTTAACGTAAAAGTTATCTAAGAAATATACTTAAAGTTTTATAAAAGCCCATCAATTAATTGATGGGCTTTTTTTTATGTTTTTAATTATCCTTAAGCTTTAAAAGCACAAAAAGGCCTAAAACAATTACTATAAGTACAAAGGAAACATACTTGTTTATTTGTAATAACTATTGCTTATAGCAAAAATTAAGATTGCAAATCATAGTTTAATAAGTTACTGTATTTTAGAGTTACAATATTGTTTAAGTACTTATTAAACAAAATGAAAATAACATAAAACTAGTGTTATTCTAATATGTACTCTAAAGTAAAATAACGGAGTATAAACTTATTAATGCTAGATTCATTAATTTTATTTCTATTTTTTTAATGATAATAGTCATGTTTTTAATAATGAGATAGATATAAATTGCAAGCTTAATTAAAATTAATTAAACAATGAAAAAGGCACATTCATTTCACATTCCTGTAATGGGAATTGGGTTTACAATAGATTCTCCTTTAAAAGTAGCACAATTTGGTATTGATTCTGTTGTTTCTTTGGTAGACGATATTTTAGTAGAAAAAATGCGTAAAATTTACAGCGAAAAATTTGAAATACCTTATAAAGAGATTTCAGACAAAGTTGATGATTTTAGAGCAAAGAGAATTACCTCTTATTTAAATCTATTACACGATCAAACAGAAGAAAAATTTAATCAATTAAAAAATATTACTTCAGAAAAAAGTAAGGCTTTAAAAGATTATATTCAGATGTTACCAGAATATTCTTCTTTAAAAAAAGAGTTTCATAAATTAACAGAAGATGGCGTAGATTTTTCTAAAATGAAAGATTGGGCAAATAAAAATTTGTCTATGGGGAGTATTGATGTCAATATTATGACAAAGATTGATAAAGCAAATTACCTTAATAAAGAATTATTACCAATAGAATATAATGATGCACATGCAGCTTTAAGAGGTTTTTCTGAAAGTAAATTAGCATCCTCATTAGTACTTTCTGCGGGTATGAATCCTAGGTTATACACTTATATGAGTAATTTTAAAGATTTTTTTCCTGATAAAAATGGTTACATTAAAAAGAAAATTATTTTAAAGGTAAGCGATTATAGATCTGCTTTTATTCAAGGAAAATTTTTAGCTAAAAAAGGCTTATGGGTTTCAGAATACAGAATAGAATCTGGTTTAAATTGTGGAGGACACGCCTTTGCTACAGATGGTTTTTTAATGGGGCCTGTTTTAAAAGAGTTTAAAGAAAATAAAGAAACTCTAAAAAGTACAACATTAACATTATTAATGGAAGCTTTAAAAGAAGCCGATAAAATTATACCTGCTAAAGATTTAGAATTAAAAATCACCACTCAAGGTGGTGTTGGTACCGATGAGGAGCATGCATTTTTAATGGAAGAATATCAATTAGATTCAGTAGGGTGGGGAAGTCCATTTTTATTGGTTCCGGAGGCTACAAGTGTAGATGCTAAAACAATGGAAAAATTAGCAAGCGCTAAAGAATCTGATTTGTATTTAAGTAATACATCTCCTTTAGGGGTTCCTTTTAACACACTTAGAGGAAATACAAAAGATATTCAAAAACAACAGCATATCGATAAAAACAGACC
Encoded here:
- the cas9 gene encoding type II CRISPR RNA-guided endonuclease Cas9 (Cas9, originally named Csn1, is the large, multifunctional signature protein of type II CRISPR/Cas systems. It is well known even to general audiences because its RNA-guided endonuclease activity has made it a popular tool for custom editing of eukaryotic genomes.), which encodes MAKILGLDLGTNSIGWAIVEKDINEFSLIDKGVRIFSEGVNIEAKTSSESSKAAQRTDYRSGRKLKYRRKLRKLELLKVLSDNNLCPKLTDEELKLWRYKKIYPNNDEFRLWLSTDNQNDKLERKEQIKNPYAFRFNASSKKLDLNKISDKHELGRALYHISQRRGFLSNRLDTSDNSIVEEKNNDIEDIIQQANTSEELLKMYNDFLEAYDKTEANSKALFVLGRAFKSILKENTDETFDIVKEKLLERLNRKEFSGKVKSAISDLSIKIEEANCSTLGEYFYGLHKKGQKIRNNYTHREEHYLNEFHIICDKQNLPITLRTTIENAIFYQRPLKSQKGLVAKCPLENDKACVPISHPDFELFRMQGFINSIKIKPESQDKLRFLNTEEKSIIASLFYRKSKPNFDFEEIAKKLTPKHLKSGYYKDKNAKDFDVLFNFGNYTNVSSCPTIANLKSVFGDDWKAYLIENFNKKNKDNSSKTPHQIIDAIWHVLFRFDKTEKLKQFVIDYLDCDEDIAIKFSKIKLKQDYGSLSLKAIRNILPYLEKDLLYSHAVFLANMKTVLPQPIWNNEDDRKVINNEVFSIIENYNTYRNIVDIVNGTIKKVKDNQETWNGKNTFVVEAYKKDIEKSIQDYFGLKRWDLFSEEKKGVLLKNSFNLFSTQMELNSGRGEFLKKETLDERVKAFLRDNFNVSEDSLKNLYHPSAIEVYKKAKRSDKDGKLYLGSPLISSIKNPMAMRALHQLRKVINQLIKDDAVDENTIIRIEMARELKSANERTAIRQWQTDLQKKRTSFADEIKAIFKGEIKIDDCNDKIISEYEPTETDILKYQLWLEQNRVCLYTGKTICISDFIGANPKFDIEHTVPRSKSLDNSQINKTLCCSVYNRDIKKDKIPTECNNHEEIMPRINHWYAKYKSLENQIRDITKKVRGATTKENKDRYIQNRTKLRFEYNYLKSKYKTFTITEIPRGFKNSQSVDIGIISKYGNLFLKSLFSKVYPVKGRTTSNLRDIWGLDKKERINHAHHAKDAVVVACCEKDINDALASYYHNYEDYQFYGKPKPSFKHRIPWKGFNNDVNNFDNNTLISHHTPDVLPIQSKKAIRKRGIIQRNEKGEIKYQQGDAVRGALHKESFYGAIKREETNKKGEVEEVVKYVLRKPIDSFSDTDIKHIVDDKIKEIVTNARKEEKIIKKEIETLKKKINKVNDAEEVILKAEIEVLIHKMEHELYILPNKNGSPIPIKKIRYFATDVKVPLEIKKHRDASRHEHKQHYFAKNDSNYCMAIYEGIDGKGRVTRSNLLINNLEAGSYFKKSNVNNQLYPIAPEKDKNNNPLKYILIKGKMVLVYDKNPEELFEMDEQQLLERLFQITQLDVEKSAEIKLLHHTEAREKKTLTSIMGLKSGMKGGKNIGEHKKYPWIKVGVNSFDCLVEGYDFKINSIGKLEII
- a CDS encoding cold-shock protein, which encodes MSKGTVKFFNETKGFGFITEEGVDKDHFVHVSGLIDEIREGDEVEFDLQEGNKGLNAVNVKVI